A single window of Verrucomicrobiota bacterium DNA harbors:
- a CDS encoding SAM-dependent DNA methyltransferase has translation MTPRISQQQLESYLWGAAVLLRGTIDAGDYKQFIFPLLFYKRVCDVFDEETQAALAESGGDKRYAAGREQHRFQIPPEAHWREVRQAAKNVGAALQSAMRAIETANPDKLYGIFGDAQWTNKDRLSDAMLRDLVEHFSMLELTVANLPEDELGQGYEYLIKKFADDAGHTAAEFYTNRTVVHLMTEMLDVQPGESVYDPTCGSGGMLLSCIAHLRRLKKEWRNVRLYGQERNLMTSSIARMNCFLHGIEDFQIERGDTLSEPKFVQGDRLQRFDVVLANPPYSIKQWDRDAFASDPWGRNLYGTPPQGRADYAFQQHILQSLNPKTGRCAVLWPHGVLFRQEEAEMRRKLIEADLIECVLGLGPNLFYNSPMEACVVICRTAKPKARKGKILLINAVNEVTRERAQSFLTDDHIEHIVSAYEKFADDPGFARVVSLKETRAKEGNLSIPLYVAPAANGALDTNPVADTASLSSALGTWLESSKAVRQSLESLGTSMKS, from the coding sequence ATGACCCCGCGCATCTCCCAACAACAGCTCGAATCCTATCTCTGGGGCGCGGCCGTGCTCCTGCGTGGGACGATTGATGCCGGCGATTACAAGCAGTTCATCTTTCCACTCCTGTTCTACAAACGCGTGTGCGACGTGTTCGATGAAGAGACGCAGGCCGCGCTGGCGGAATCCGGCGGCGATAAACGCTACGCCGCCGGGCGCGAGCAGCACCGGTTTCAGATTCCGCCGGAAGCCCACTGGCGCGAGGTGCGGCAGGCGGCCAAGAATGTCGGCGCGGCGTTACAATCCGCCATGCGCGCCATTGAGACGGCCAACCCGGACAAGCTCTACGGCATCTTCGGCGACGCGCAGTGGACCAATAAAGACCGGCTCTCCGATGCCATGTTGCGCGACCTGGTCGAACATTTCAGCATGCTGGAATTGACCGTCGCCAATCTGCCCGAGGACGAACTCGGCCAGGGCTACGAATACCTCATCAAGAAATTCGCCGACGATGCCGGCCACACCGCCGCCGAGTTTTACACCAACCGCACCGTCGTCCATCTGATGACCGAGATGCTCGACGTGCAGCCCGGCGAATCGGTTTACGATCCCACGTGCGGTTCAGGCGGCATGTTGCTCTCGTGCATCGCGCACTTGCGCCGGCTGAAAAAAGAATGGCGCAATGTCCGGCTCTACGGCCAGGAGCGCAACCTGATGACCTCGTCCATTGCCCGGATGAACTGCTTCCTGCATGGCATCGAGGATTTCCAGATTGAACGTGGCGACACCCTGTCCGAGCCGAAGTTTGTTCAGGGCGACCGCCTCCAGCGTTTCGACGTGGTGCTGGCCAATCCGCCGTATTCCATCAAGCAATGGGATCGCGACGCCTTTGCCTCCGACCCGTGGGGGCGCAATCTCTACGGCACACCGCCGCAGGGCCGCGCCGACTACGCTTTCCAGCAGCACATCCTCCAAAGCCTGAATCCCAAGACCGGCCGTTGCGCGGTTCTTTGGCCACACGGCGTTCTGTTCCGGCAGGAGGAAGCCGAGATGCGGCGCAAGCTCATCGAGGCTGACCTCATCGAATGTGTCCTCGGCCTTGGGCCGAACCTGTTTTACAACTCCCCGATGGAGGCGTGCGTCGTCATCTGCCGCACCGCCAAGCCCAAGGCGCGAAAGGGCAAAATCCTGCTCATCAACGCCGTAAACGAAGTCACCCGCGAGCGCGCCCAGAGTTTTCTCACCGACGACCACATCGAGCACATCGTCAGCGCCTACGAGAAATTCGCTGACGATCCCGGTTTCGCCCGCGTCGTGTCGCTGAAGGAAACTCGCGCCAAAGAAGGCAACTTGAGCATCCCTCTCTACGTCGCGCCGGCTGCAAATGGTGCATTGGATACCAACCCGGTGGCGGACACCGCCTCACTCTCGTCGGCACTGGGCA
- a CDS encoding DUF1817 domain-containing protein: MNLGDFGPIMIVISRDEVERGDMTGPLQCLKALLVSRETIRANQTNVDVSFSGYEDTRDELFEIPEVRNYVYALDAKFPFWLYFLSRYFTGLQCITYCHLLPFLTPEARAKHHPQKLAELIERRWGPALFQLCSAVGHTEAEADALLASAMTYFQSGPTKLTS; this comes from the coding sequence ATGAATCTTGGGGACTTCGGCCCGATCATGATTGTTATCAGCCGTGACGAAGTGGAGCGGGGTGACATGACAGGTCCCCTTCAGTGCCTGAAAGCCTTATTGGTAAGTCGCGAGACGATTCGTGCCAATCAAACGAATGTAGATGTCTCTTTTAGTGGCTATGAAGACACCCGCGATGAGTTGTTCGAGATTCCCGAGGTCCGCAATTACGTCTATGCGCTCGACGCGAAGTTTCCTTTCTGGCTTTACTTCCTGTCCCGCTATTTCACAGGACTTCAGTGCATAACTTATTGCCACCTTCTGCCTTTTTTGACCCCGGAAGCCCGGGCCAAACACCACCCCCAAAAACTGGCTGAACTGATTGAGCGTCGTTGGGGACCCGCATTGTTCCAACTCTGTTCCGCGGTCGGGCACACCGAAGCAGAGGCCGATGCCCTGCTTGCGTCTGCCATGACTTATTTTCAATCTGGCCCCACCAAATTAACCTCATGA